The following coding sequences are from one Deltaproteobacteria bacterium window:
- a CDS encoding response regulator, which translates to MATKVMLVDDQESFVEPLCKRLLKRDFTVSVAFNGSEALEKLAENSNIDVIVLDVKMPGMDGIDVLKAIKAKYPLIEVIMLTGHATVESAIEGMKQGAIDYLMKPCEIDVLVAKVQEAKAKKRKQEQKIAEAQAFNITLRRGD; encoded by the coding sequence ATGGCGACGAAGGTGATGCTTGTTGACGACCAGGAAAGCTTTGTGGAGCCGTTGTGCAAAAGGCTTTTAAAGAGGGATTTCACCGTTTCCGTGGCTTTTAACGGATCGGAAGCCCTGGAGAAGCTGGCGGAAAATTCCAACATCGATGTCATTGTTTTGGACGTCAAGATGCCCGGCATGGACGGGATAGACGTATTGAAGGCCATCAAGGCCAAATATCCCTTGATCGAAGTGATAATGCTCACCGGCCACGCCACGGTGGAATCCGCCATAGAGGGCATGAAGCAGGGCGCCATCGATTATCTCATGAAGCCGTGCGAAATTGACGTGCTGGTGGCCAAGGTCCAGGAGGCCAAGGCAAAAAAGCGCAAGCAGGAGCAGAAAATAGCCGAGGCACAGGCTTTCAACATCACCCTGCGCCGGGGGGATTAG